A window of the Echeneis naucrates chromosome 3, fEcheNa1.1, whole genome shotgun sequence genome harbors these coding sequences:
- the LOC115041541 gene encoding protein phosphatase 1 regulatory subunit 3E, with the protein MERECVHPVVVMLPPKNCLPRNYSCIAGLFGSLAEANPRFEEGEEFDLTNGPTCEPIESPVVDERPRGREVSLKPQQSPTLRRRCKSLPTSSERAKLEIFRSRSPTSQKKVRFADSLGLELISVKHFDDADVPEVPERILAKVPKGPLQFNHLDTKFPRPPSQSVYMELEFGNPGIFPDFEQKIREVKVMLESVEADEFSLSGIVRVLNLAFEKSVSLRYSLNNWLTFMDSLASYVPDSSNGVTDKFCFKIVMPTYLENGGTLQFAIKYCVGGQVFWDNNNGNNYKVRRHQFKMSPPREWENGWIHFI; encoded by the coding sequence ATGGAAAGAGAGTGTGTGCACCCTGTCGTGGTCATGCTGCCCCCAAAGAACTGCCTGCCGAGGAACTACAGCTGCATAGCTGGACTGTTCGGCAGCCTGGCTGAGGCTAACCCGCGGTTTGAAGAAGGGGAAGAGTTTGACTTGACGAACGGTCCCACTTGTGAGCCCATCGAGAGCCCCGTAGTGGATGAGAGACCGCGGGGTCGAGAGGTTTCCCTGAAGCCTCAGCAGAGTCCGACCCTGCGCCGGCGGTGCAAGTCACTGCCCACATCGTCGGAGAGGGCGAAGTTAGAGATCTTCCGCAGCAGAAGTCCGACCAGTCAAAAGAAAGTCCGGTTTGCTGACTCTCTGGGCCTGGAGCTCATTTCAGTGAAGCATTTCGATGATGCAGATGTGCCAGAGGTGCCGGAGCGCATCCTGGCAAAAGTGCCCAAAGGACCCCTCCAGTTTAATCATCTGGATACTAAATTCCCCAGGCCGCCCTCCCAATCTGTGTACATGGAGTTGGAGTTTGGCAACCCCGGCATCTTCCCCGACTTTGAGCAGAAAATAAGGGAGGTCAAAGTCATGTTGGAGAGCGTCGAGGCAGACGAGTTCAGCCTCTCCGGGATTGTTCGGGTTTTGAATCTGGCTTTCGAAAAGAGCGTCTCTTTGCGATATTCCTTAAACAATTGGTTAACATTTATGGACAGTTTGGCGTCATATGTTCCCGACTCCAGCAACGGTGTCACTGACAAATTCTGTTTCAAGATCGTCATGCCTACTTACCTTGAAAACGGAGGCACATTGCAGTTTGCAATAAAATACTGCGTCGGCGGGCAGGTGTTCTGGGACAATAACAATGGGAACAACTACAAAGTGCGACGTCACCAGTTCAAGATGTCCCCGCCGCGGGAATGGGAGAATGGATGGATTCACTTTATCTGA